The nucleotide sequence GTTCGGCCACACGTCATTACTATGATTACCTGGATGATATAACTGAACAAAAAAGTTACGTCACTTCGGTGGTGATATTTCAAATGGCCCTGCCAGGGGTTGTTGTTGTCGCTTTAAATATATGGGGGCCAGCGCTTTGGTCAGGTTATATAGGCAGCACAATTCCTTTTGATCCGTATGTGCGTTTGATGTTGTGGGCCACTTATACCTTGTCTTTAACCCAAATTCCAATATCTCTTTACCAGGCCCAACAAAAGGCCCGCGAGTTTGTATATATTCAATACGGCAAATTTGGGCTAGACGTAGTAGCCACCGTTATTCTGGTAGTTATCCTGGGCTTAAGGGCCTATGGGATGATGTTGAGCCAACTTACGGTCAGCCTCATCACTGCCCTGATTGTGCTGTACCTGTTTAGAAAAAACTGGTTTACCTGGCGTTTTAAATGGGCCTATGTGCGGATGAGCCTGGTTTTTGGTTTACCGTTAGTGCCCCATGCCATTTTTGGACAAATCCTATTGGCCGCCGACCGTTTTATTATGGACGGTTTTGTCTCCCTGGCCGAAATAGGTTTGTATAATGTTGGTTATATGATGGGAATGTCGATGCTCGTGTTGGTGGGGGGGATCAATCAGGCCTGGGTACCCTATTATTATAACCTTATGCAAACCGAACTTCAACCCGGGCCAAAAATTATTAAAGTTGTATCTATTTATGTGGTCTTGACCGGAGGTATTTGTCTATTGGGGGTGCTGTTCATCGGTGAGGCGGTTTATATCCTGATGCCGCCAACCTACTATCATGCGGTATTCTATGTGCCGCCAATTTTGTTTGGATATTTACTGATAGGTTTCTATTATTTGGCGGTTTCGCCTCTCTTTTACTATGGCAAAACAACCATCATTCCATTTTTAACCGGCCTGGCCGCCGGATTAAATATTGTGT is from Anaerolineae bacterium and encodes:
- a CDS encoding oligosaccharide flippase family protein, encoding MLNINLNILSFEVSLTIKKLLQIDRYWQGVKNNKLVTNAGLYISGNVVQKAFAFLLIPLWARFLTPEDYGITGTLTVYGGVLYTLLLMGLQGSATRHYYDYLDDITEQKSYVTSVVIFQMALPGVVVVALNIWGPALWSGYIGSTIPFDPYVRLMLWATYTLSLTQIPISLYQAQQKAREFVYIQYGKFGLDVVATVILVVILGLRAYGMMLSQLTVSLITALIVLYLFRKNWFTWRFKWAYVRMSLVFGLPLVPHAIFGQILLAADRFIMDGFVSLAEIGLYNVGYMMGMSMLVLVGGINQAWVPYYYNLMQTELQPGPKIIKVVSIYVVLTGGICLLGVLFIGEAVYILMPPTYYHAVFYVPPILFGYLLIGFYYLAVSPLFYYGKTTIIPFLTGLAAGLNIVFNLWLIPRYGAIAAAWTTTVTQGVLFFLVFFVGQKYQHLNYPLGKYGAVVLIVLTATLVTSRLGIFEGGALLMKFALVIAYGIIAYLVLIGPNIGGQKTSLS